A stretch of the Streptomyces ortus genome encodes the following:
- a CDS encoding transcriptional regulator, with the protein MLSRLAEERATGVLTRDRGVLYLVEGQVVHAESPATPGLDILLTSRGALGSDGWWEAVSEAGAERRVGRFLVDSGQLAEGALELCHLGALYDAAFFTLGASSGPARFRYGVAHWIGPVRPVTVDAVERETLRRRALLHRIWPDPDTDTAELVRTARAVDAALPPRQRTVLDQVDGERTVSDISRVLGRPGFHTLVDVRRLAAAGIVTTRARTVECRAPETTAPPVSPLSPVSTATAQAAQAAQASADPDVALLRRLRDALEAL; encoded by the coding sequence ATGCTCAGCCGGCTCGCGGAGGAGCGCGCCACCGGCGTACTGACACGGGACCGCGGGGTGCTGTACCTGGTCGAGGGCCAGGTAGTGCACGCCGAGAGCCCCGCGACCCCCGGGCTGGACATCCTGCTCACCAGCCGTGGGGCACTGGGTTCCGACGGCTGGTGGGAGGCGGTCTCGGAGGCGGGCGCCGAACGCCGCGTCGGGCGGTTCCTGGTGGACAGCGGACAACTGGCCGAGGGCGCCCTGGAGCTGTGCCACCTGGGGGCGCTGTACGACGCCGCGTTCTTCACACTCGGCGCGAGCAGCGGCCCGGCGCGGTTCAGGTACGGGGTCGCGCACTGGATAGGCCCCGTACGCCCGGTGACCGTGGACGCGGTGGAGCGCGAGACGCTGCGGCGCCGCGCGCTGCTGCACCGCATATGGCCGGATCCGGACACGGACACCGCGGAACTCGTCCGGACCGCCCGTGCCGTCGACGCGGCCCTCCCGCCGCGCCAGCGCACGGTTCTCGACCAGGTGGACGGGGAGCGCACGGTCTCGGACATCTCACGGGTCCTGGGCCGGCCGGGCTTCCACACGCTGGTCGACGTCCGCCGGCTGGCCGCCGCCGGGATCGTGACGACCCGCGCGCGGACGGTCGAGTGCCGGGCACCGGAGACCACCGCACCCCCGGTGTCCCCCCTGTCCCCCGTCTCCACTGCGACCGCGCAGGCGGCGCAGGCCGCGCAGGCGTCGGCGGATCCCGACGTGGCCCTGCTGCGCCGGCTCAGAGACGCATTGGAGGCCTTGTGA
- the hutU gene encoding urocanate hydratase, which produces MSGPRPVRAPRGTELSALGWQQEAALRMLQNNLDPEVAEHPDKLVVYGGTGKAARDWRSYDAMVRTLRTLKQDETMLVQSGRPVGVMQTHEWAPRVLIANSNLVGDWANWEEFRRLEALGLTMYGQMTAGSWIYIGTQGILQGTYETFSAVAAKKFGGTLAGTITLTAGLGGMGGAQPLAVTMNDGVAICIDVDPRAIERRIEHRYLDVRADSLEHALQLAVEARDARRPLSIGLLGNAAELLPRMLAEGAPIDIVTDQTSAHDPLAYLPVGVELDDMAAYAAKDPAGFTTRARESMARHVEAMVGFMDAGAEVFDYGNSIRGEAQLAGYERAFAFPGFVPAYIRPLFSEGRGPFRWAALSGEASDIHKTDKAILDLFPEAESVQNASLHRWIKLAGERVHFQGLPARICWLGYGERDRAGERFNDMVASGELAAPLAIGRDHLDCGSVASPYRETEAMLDGSDAIADWPLLNAMVNVASGASWVSIHHGGGVGMGRSIHAGQVSVADGTKLAGEKIRRVLTNDPGMGVIRHVDAGYDIAETVADERGVRVPMREGE; this is translated from the coding sequence ATGTCAGGACCCCGCCCCGTCCGAGCACCGCGCGGTACGGAACTGAGCGCCCTGGGATGGCAGCAGGAAGCCGCGCTGCGGATGCTGCAGAACAACCTCGACCCCGAGGTCGCCGAGCACCCCGACAAACTCGTCGTCTACGGCGGCACCGGCAAGGCCGCCCGCGACTGGCGCTCCTACGACGCCATGGTCCGTACGCTGCGAACGCTGAAGCAGGACGAGACGATGCTCGTCCAGTCCGGCCGCCCCGTCGGCGTCATGCAGACCCACGAGTGGGCGCCGCGTGTCCTCATCGCCAACTCCAACCTGGTCGGCGACTGGGCGAACTGGGAGGAGTTCCGCCGCCTCGAAGCCCTCGGCCTCACCATGTACGGCCAGATGACCGCCGGTTCGTGGATCTACATCGGCACGCAGGGCATCCTCCAGGGCACCTACGAGACCTTCTCCGCCGTCGCCGCGAAGAAGTTCGGCGGGACGCTCGCCGGGACCATCACCCTGACGGCCGGCCTCGGCGGCATGGGCGGGGCCCAGCCGCTCGCCGTGACGATGAACGACGGCGTCGCGATCTGCATCGACGTCGACCCGCGGGCCATCGAGCGCCGCATCGAGCACCGGTACCTGGACGTGCGCGCCGACTCCCTGGAGCACGCCCTCCAGCTCGCCGTGGAGGCGCGGGACGCCCGCCGCCCGCTCTCCATCGGCCTGCTCGGCAACGCCGCCGAACTGCTGCCGCGGATGCTCGCCGAGGGCGCCCCGATCGACATCGTGACCGACCAGACCTCGGCCCACGACCCGCTGGCCTACCTGCCCGTCGGTGTCGAACTCGACGACATGGCCGCGTACGCCGCGAAGGACCCGGCCGGCTTCACCACCCGGGCCCGTGAGTCCATGGCGCGGCACGTGGAGGCCATGGTGGGCTTCATGGACGCGGGCGCCGAGGTCTTCGACTACGGCAACTCCATCCGTGGCGAGGCCCAACTCGCCGGATACGAGCGGGCGTTCGCCTTCCCCGGGTTCGTGCCCGCCTACATCCGGCCGCTGTTCTCCGAGGGCAGGGGCCCCTTCCGCTGGGCCGCCCTGTCCGGTGAGGCGTCCGACATCCACAAGACGGACAAGGCGATCCTCGACCTCTTCCCCGAGGCTGAGTCCGTTCAGAACGCGTCCCTGCACCGCTGGATCAAGCTGGCCGGCGAACGCGTCCACTTCCAGGGCCTGCCCGCCCGGATCTGCTGGCTCGGCTACGGCGAGCGGGACAGGGCGGGCGAGCGCTTCAACGACATGGTCGCCTCGGGCGAACTGGCCGCGCCCCTGGCCATCGGCCGCGACCACCTCGACTGCGGCTCCGTCGCCTCCCCGTACCGGGAGACCGAGGCCATGCTCGACGGCTCGGACGCGATCGCCGACTGGCCGCTGCTGAACGCGATGGTGAACGTGGCCTCCGGCGCGTCCTGGGTGTCCATCCACCACGGTGGCGGTGTGGGCATGGGGCGGTCCATCCACGCGGGGCAGGTGTCGGTGGCCGACGGCACGAAGCTTGCCGGGGAGAAGATCCGGCGTGTGCTGACCAATGACCCCGGGATGGGTGTCATCCGGCATGTCGACGCGGGGTACGACATCGCGGAGACGGTCGCCGATGAGCGTGGCGTGCGGGTTCCCATGCGGGAGGGCGAGTGA
- a CDS encoding DUF397 domain-containing protein, protein MTQALRWQKSTFSGGGDGNTCVEIATHADHVRLRESDVPSTELITSSAQLAHLIRGVKSGLFDATA, encoded by the coding sequence ATGACCCAAGCGCTGCGCTGGCAAAAGTCCACCTTCTCCGGGGGCGGCGACGGCAACACCTGCGTCGAGATCGCCACCCACGCAGACCACGTCCGTCTCCGCGAGAGCGACGTCCCGTCAACCGAACTCATCACGTCCTCCGCACAACTGGCACATCTCATACGCGGGGTGAAGTCGGGCTTGTTCGATGCGACAGCCTGA
- a CDS encoding MurR/RpiR family transcriptional regulator, with protein sequence MSANDASVTGGTSDAGGTSVAGDRGAGGGTGVTDAPAGRLQALFEGHRLTPTQRRIAHSMVRRAADVPFLSSVELAELAGVSQPSVTRFAVALGFDGYPALRKHLREVAPAEPAADTGSYNEYQQAVEAEIENLRHLAAALADPRPVERAGRLLAASRPLPVLGLRAAASQAYGFAYFATKVHPDVRLLHEGGTMVIDRIDAAVRAGASALLCFALPRHPREVVDTLAHAKEAGLTVVTVADSAFAPVAKVSDLLLPAAVGTGLAFDTVCAPMLLGRVLLEAMCDGLPDAQARLEEFDARAAARGLFVE encoded by the coding sequence ATGAGCGCGAACGATGCGAGTGTTACGGGCGGTACGAGTGATGCGGGCGGTACGAGTGTTGCGGGCGACCGGGGCGCGGGTGGGGGCACCGGCGTGACCGACGCTCCCGCCGGGCGGCTGCAAGCCCTCTTCGAAGGGCACCGGCTGACACCCACCCAGCGGCGCATCGCCCACAGCATGGTGCGCCGGGCCGCCGACGTGCCCTTCCTGTCGAGTGTGGAGCTGGCCGAACTCGCCGGGGTCAGCCAGCCCTCCGTCACCCGCTTCGCCGTCGCCCTCGGCTTCGACGGCTACCCGGCGCTGCGCAAACACCTGCGGGAGGTCGCGCCGGCCGAACCCGCCGCGGACACCGGCTCGTACAACGAGTACCAGCAGGCCGTCGAGGCCGAGATCGAGAACCTGCGCCATCTCGCCGCCGCCCTCGCCGACCCGCGTCCCGTCGAACGGGCCGGCCGGCTCCTCGCCGCCTCCCGCCCCCTGCCGGTGCTCGGGCTGCGCGCCGCCGCGTCCCAGGCGTACGGCTTCGCGTACTTCGCGACCAAGGTCCATCCGGACGTCCGGCTGCTGCACGAGGGCGGCACGATGGTCATCGACCGGATCGACGCGGCGGTCCGGGCCGGAGCCAGCGCGCTGCTGTGCTTCGCGCTGCCCCGGCACCCGCGGGAGGTCGTGGACACCCTCGCCCACGCGAAGGAGGCCGGGCTGACCGTCGTCACCGTCGCGGACTCCGCGTTCGCGCCGGTCGCCAAGGTGTCCGACCTGCTGCTGCCCGCCGCCGTCGGAACGGGCCTCGCCTTCGACACGGTCTGCGCACCCATGCTGCTCGGGCGGGTGCTGCTGGAGGCGATGTGCGACGGCCTGCCCGACGCGCAGGCACGCCTTGAGGAGTTCGACGCACGGGCCGCGGCGCGGGGCCTGTTCGTCGAGTAG
- a CDS encoding DUF397 domain-containing protein — MSHALHWQKSTFSDGGEGNTCVEIAVSPGTVHLRESDSPGTELSTIIAPLAHLIRGVKAGTVGTTV, encoded by the coding sequence ATGAGCCACGCCCTGCACTGGCAGAAGTCCACGTTCTCGGACGGCGGTGAGGGAAACACCTGCGTCGAGATCGCCGTGTCCCCCGGGACCGTTCACCTCCGCGAGAGCGACTCCCCTGGCACCGAACTCAGCACCATCATCGCTCCGTTGGCCCACCTGATACGCGGAGTCAAGGCAGGAACGGTCGGTACAACCGTTTGA
- a CDS encoding allantoate amidohydrolase, protein MPDGLSGVGSSFLGMWGELAGIGRHSGSGGYRRFAWTGADADCRAWFQAQAEARGLTLELDRNGNQWAWLGDPSAGDAVVTGSHLDSVPDGGAFDGPLGVVSSFAALDELRGRNARFTRPLAIVNFGDEEGARFGLACVGSRLTAGELTVEQAHRLTDADGITLPQAMEAAGHDPDAIGADPERLARIGAFVELHVEQGRALDLTGDRVGVASAIWPHGRWRFDFRGEANHAGTTRLVDRRDPMLSYAETVLAARREARLAGAVATFGKISVEPNGVNAIPSLVRGWLDSRAADQATLDTVVHGIEKAAREYADAHGIHLDVVRESFTPVVEFEHALRDEIARLLGKEDGGKSAHLNVPVLGTGAGHDAGILSGSIPTAMLFVRNPTGVSHSPAEYAAEDDCVAGVTALADVLEGLACK, encoded by the coding sequence ATGCCGGACGGGCTGAGTGGGGTGGGTTCCTCCTTTCTTGGGATGTGGGGGGAGTTGGCGGGTATCGGGCGGCATTCCGGGTCCGGGGGGTATCGGCGGTTCGCCTGGACCGGGGCCGATGCCGACTGCCGGGCCTGGTTCCAGGCGCAGGCGGAGGCCCGCGGGCTCACCCTCGAACTGGACCGGAACGGGAACCAGTGGGCCTGGCTCGGCGACCCCTCGGCGGGGGACGCCGTCGTCACCGGGTCCCACCTCGACTCGGTGCCCGACGGCGGTGCCTTCGACGGACCCCTCGGCGTGGTGTCCTCCTTCGCCGCGCTGGACGAACTGCGCGGCCGGAACGCGAGGTTCACCAGGCCCCTCGCCATCGTGAACTTCGGCGACGAGGAAGGCGCCCGCTTCGGGCTGGCCTGTGTCGGCTCGCGGCTCACCGCCGGGGAACTCACCGTCGAGCAGGCGCACCGGCTCACCGACGCCGACGGGATCACCCTCCCGCAGGCGATGGAGGCCGCGGGCCACGACCCGGACGCCATCGGGGCCGACCCCGAACGCCTGGCCCGTATCGGCGCGTTCGTAGAGCTGCACGTCGAGCAGGGGCGCGCCCTCGACCTGACCGGCGACCGGGTCGGCGTCGCCAGCGCCATCTGGCCGCACGGCCGGTGGCGGTTCGACTTCCGGGGCGAGGCCAACCACGCGGGCACCACCCGCCTCGTGGACCGCCGCGACCCCATGCTGTCGTACGCCGAGACCGTGCTCGCGGCCCGCCGGGAGGCCCGGCTCGCGGGCGCCGTGGCAACCTTCGGCAAGATCTCCGTCGAGCCGAACGGCGTCAACGCCATCCCCTCCCTCGTCCGCGGCTGGCTCGACTCCCGCGCAGCCGACCAGGCGACCCTCGACACGGTCGTCCACGGCATCGAGAAGGCGGCCCGCGAGTACGCCGACGCGCACGGCATCCACCTCGATGTGGTCCGGGAGTCGTTCACCCCCGTCGTCGAGTTCGAGCACGCCCTGCGGGACGAGATCGCCCGTCTCCTGGGCAAGGAGGACGGAGGGAAGAGCGCGCACCTGAACGTGCCCGTCCTCGGAACCGGCGCGGGACACGACGCCGGGATCCTCTCCGGTTCGATCCCGACCGCCATGCTGTTCGTACGCAACCCCACGGGGGTGTCGCACTCGCCGGCCGAGTACGCCGCCGAGGACGACTGCGTGGCCGGGGTGACCGCACTCGCCGACGTACTGGAAGGGCTGGCCTGCAAGTGA
- a CDS encoding roadblock/LC7 domain-containing protein: protein MIRALRQRAERRQLMAAEAEVLDELHRLRARVPQLTGALAASVDGLVLAQDTPGVEPEGLAALTAAALGVALRVADATGRGDFRELLVRGEHGYVATYAAGPSAVLTLLAGDRTNVGRLHLEGRRSGTRIGELVEAAVEAQPAPAARPAQKALTPRTRTARTARTVPGPTGEGR, encoded by the coding sequence GTGATCCGCGCGCTCCGACAGCGTGCCGAGAGGAGACAACTGATGGCGGCGGAGGCCGAAGTCCTCGACGAACTGCACCGGTTGCGGGCCCGGGTGCCCCAGCTGACGGGCGCGCTCGCGGCCAGCGTCGACGGCCTGGTACTGGCCCAGGACACTCCGGGCGTGGAGCCGGAGGGGCTGGCCGCCCTCACCGCCGCCGCACTGGGGGTCGCCCTCCGCGTGGCGGACGCGACCGGACGGGGCGACTTCCGCGAACTGCTGGTACGCGGCGAGCACGGCTATGTGGCGACCTACGCGGCGGGACCCTCCGCCGTACTGACGCTGCTGGCGGGCGACCGGACGAACGTCGGCCGGCTGCACCTCGAAGGGCGCCGCTCCGGCACCCGGATCGGCGAACTCGTCGAGGCCGCCGTCGAAGCCCAGCCGGCCCCGGCGGCGCGGCCGGCCCAGAAGGCCCTCACGCCCCGCACCAGAACCGCGCGTACCGCGCGCACGGTTCCCGGACCGACCGGTGAAGGCCGCTGA
- a CDS encoding cytidine deaminase produces MTTQADLVDHELIRAATHIAATRCQGDNHTMAAAARAEDGRIVTAVNAYHFTGGPCAELVVIGAAATQGIYDLDTIVAVGDRDRGVVPPCGRCRQVLLDYFPALNVIIVADDGPRTVPITHLLPESYVWADHQLDAEQIEPAGPS; encoded by the coding sequence ATGACCACGCAGGCCGACCTCGTCGACCATGAATTGATCCGGGCAGCGACACACATCGCGGCCACTCGCTGTCAGGGCGACAACCACACCATGGCGGCTGCGGCCCGCGCCGAGGACGGCCGGATCGTCACCGCGGTAAACGCCTATCACTTTACCGGAGGCCCCTGCGCCGAGCTGGTCGTCATCGGTGCGGCAGCCACCCAGGGCATCTACGACCTGGACACCATCGTCGCCGTGGGTGACCGCGACCGCGGGGTGGTGCCCCCGTGTGGCCGCTGCCGCCAGGTCCTTCTCGACTACTTTCCCGCCCTCAACGTCATCATCGTCGCGGACGACGGCCCCCGAACCGTCCCCATCACCCACCTGCTGCCCGAGAGCTACGTCTGGGCGGACCACCAACTCGACGCCGAGCAAATTGAACCTGCCGGCCCAAGCTGA
- a CDS encoding Imm10 family immunity protein: protein MTYRFTARAVVAEVDEDNDIMQAGVAEDDDGEGFFLLFMSNIGEPSRQNVALGLDTHCLVTPDQGTAYGCARVVTLSDNLLTVSLQPAALDDLELADTEIEALLEVPQEDIERLREVLAQVLTFGREDARPRRADL from the coding sequence ATGACGTACAGATTCACAGCTCGTGCGGTAGTTGCAGAGGTCGACGAGGACAACGACATCATGCAGGCGGGTGTCGCCGAAGACGACGATGGCGAAGGTTTCTTTCTTCTGTTCATGAGCAACATCGGCGAACCGTCCCGTCAGAATGTGGCGCTAGGTCTCGACACGCACTGCCTGGTGACACCGGATCAGGGCACCGCTTATGGCTGTGCCCGCGTGGTGACGCTGTCCGACAATCTGCTCACCGTGTCGTTGCAACCTGCTGCCCTGGATGACCTGGAGCTGGCGGATACGGAGATCGAGGCTTTGCTCGAAGTTCCGCAAGAGGACATCGAGCGGCTGCGGGAAGTGCTGGCGCAGGTGCTGACGTTCGGGCGAGAGGATGCTCGTCCCCGACGTGCCGACCTCTAG
- the hutI gene encoding imidazolonepropionase, protein MSSSTGSTTLITNIASLVTNDSSLGDGSPLGLIQDAAVVIDGDRIAWTGDSRKAPATDNRVDAGGRAVIPGFVDSHSHLVFAGDRTQEFNARMSGRAYSAGGIRTTVAATRAASDEELERNLTRYLAEALRQGTTTFETKSGYGLTVEDEARALRIASAHTDEVTYLGAHIVSPDLADDPAAYVALVTGEMLDACAPYARWIDVFCEKGAFDGDQARAILTAGRAKGLHPRIHANQLSYGPGVQLAVELDAASADHCTHLTDADVDALASGDTVATLLPGAEFSTRAAWPDARRLLDAGVTVALSTDCNPGSSFTSSVPFCIALAVRDMGMTPDEALWSSTAGGAAALRRTDIGRVAAGAYADLTFLDAPSHVHLAYRPGVPLVSEVWRHGVRTV, encoded by the coding sequence ATGAGCAGCAGTACCGGCAGTACGACCCTCATCACCAACATCGCCAGTCTGGTCACCAACGACTCCTCTCTCGGTGACGGATCCCCGCTCGGTCTGATCCAGGATGCGGCCGTCGTCATCGACGGCGACCGCATCGCGTGGACCGGTGACTCAAGAAAAGCACCCGCCACTGACAATCGGGTCGACGCCGGTGGCCGCGCGGTCATCCCCGGCTTCGTGGACTCCCACTCGCACCTCGTCTTCGCGGGCGACCGCACGCAGGAGTTCAACGCCCGGATGTCCGGCCGGGCCTACAGCGCCGGCGGCATCCGGACGACCGTCGCCGCCACCCGCGCGGCGAGCGACGAGGAGCTTGAGCGCAACCTCACCCGCTATCTCGCGGAGGCGCTGCGCCAGGGCACGACCACGTTCGAGACCAAGTCCGGCTACGGGCTGACGGTCGAGGACGAGGCGCGGGCGCTGCGGATCGCGTCCGCGCACACCGACGAGGTCACCTACCTCGGCGCGCACATCGTCTCCCCGGACCTCGCGGACGACCCCGCCGCGTACGTCGCGCTCGTCACCGGCGAGATGCTGGACGCGTGCGCCCCGTACGCGCGGTGGATCGACGTCTTCTGCGAGAAGGGCGCCTTCGACGGGGACCAGGCCCGCGCGATCCTCACGGCGGGGCGGGCGAAGGGGCTGCACCCGCGCATCCACGCCAACCAGCTCTCGTACGGCCCCGGTGTGCAACTGGCCGTCGAGCTGGACGCGGCCAGCGCGGACCACTGCACGCACCTGACCGACGCGGACGTGGACGCGCTCGCGAGCGGTGACACGGTGGCGACGCTGCTCCCGGGCGCCGAGTTCTCCACCCGCGCCGCGTGGCCGGACGCCCGCCGGCTCCTCGACGCGGGCGTAACGGTCGCCCTCTCGACGGACTGCAATCCGGGCTCGTCCTTCACGTCGTCCGTCCCGTTCTGCATCGCACTCGCCGTACGGGACATGGGCATGACGCCGGACGAGGCGCTGTGGTCGTCCACGGCTGGCGGCGCGGCGGCCCTCCGCCGCACGGACATCGGCCGCGTGGCGGCTGGCGCGTACGCGGACCTGACGTTCCTGGACGCCCCGAGCCACGTCCACCTGGCGTACCGGCCGGGGGTGCCGCTGGTTTCAGAAGTGTGGAGGCACGGAGTCCGTACGGTCTGA
- a CDS encoding diaminopimelate decarboxylase, whose product MSAHTDPGAARRHEAVRAAVEQGLVGPSAPLVALLDITGIRASVAALRAAFDAVTAPGTPVLHAFAVKATPLVPVLRLLHREGIGMEVASPGELALARAAGVPPSRTVLDSPAKTPSELREALALGIAVNADNPQELARIDALVGSASTRSPLGLRVNPQVGGGSIGALSTATATSKFGVALRDEGAREWVVRAYLDRPWLTRLHTHSGSQGMPLELMARGVAEAYGLAEEINERAGRRRIDTLDIGGGLPVNFGSDVHTPTYEEYVSLLASTVPGLFDGRYGLVTEFGRSLLAKHGVVLARVEYAKSAGGRAIAVTHAGVQVAARTVYAPESWPLRVAAYDAEGRPKTGPGVVQDVAGPACFAGDLLAEGRTMPLLDQGDYAAALDTGAYYFAHHYGYNSLARPAVHGFGPDGAGGVRFATVRAAQTIDELVAESGGAHADALTGANPMRSA is encoded by the coding sequence ATGTCTGCACATACAGATCCAGGGGCCGCGCGCCGTCACGAAGCCGTCCGCGCCGCCGTGGAGCAAGGGCTCGTCGGACCCTCCGCCCCCCTCGTCGCCCTCCTCGACATCACCGGAATCCGGGCCTCCGTCGCGGCCCTCCGGGCGGCCTTCGACGCGGTGACCGCACCGGGTACGCCCGTGCTGCACGCGTTCGCCGTGAAGGCCACCCCGCTCGTGCCCGTGCTGCGGCTGCTGCACCGGGAGGGCATCGGCATGGAGGTCGCGAGTCCGGGTGAACTCGCCCTCGCCCGCGCGGCCGGCGTGCCCCCGTCCCGTACGGTCCTCGACTCGCCCGCGAAGACCCCCTCGGAGCTGCGGGAGGCGCTCGCGCTGGGCATCGCGGTCAACGCGGACAACCCCCAGGAGCTGGCCCGGATCGACGCGCTGGTCGGGTCGGCGTCGACCCGCTCCCCTCTGGGGCTGCGAGTGAACCCGCAGGTCGGCGGAGGTTCGATCGGAGCGCTGTCCACGGCGACGGCGACCTCGAAGTTCGGCGTCGCACTGCGCGACGAGGGCGCTCGGGAGTGGGTGGTGCGGGCATACCTGGACCGGCCGTGGCTGACCCGGCTGCACACCCACTCGGGTTCGCAGGGGATGCCGCTGGAGCTGATGGCCCGCGGGGTGGCCGAGGCGTACGGGCTCGCGGAGGAGATCAACGAGCGGGCCGGGCGGCGGCGGATCGACACGCTCGACATCGGCGGCGGGCTGCCGGTGAACTTCGGCTCGGACGTCCACACCCCGACGTACGAGGAGTACGTAAGCCTGCTCGCGTCGACCGTGCCGGGACTGTTCGACGGACGCTACGGACTGGTCACGGAGTTCGGGCGGTCGCTGCTCGCCAAGCACGGCGTGGTGCTGGCGCGCGTCGAGTACGCGAAGTCGGCGGGCGGGCGGGCCATCGCGGTGACGCACGCGGGGGTCCAGGTGGCGGCCCGCACGGTGTACGCGCCCGAGTCCTGGCCGCTGCGGGTGGCCGCGTACGACGCCGAGGGGCGGCCGAAGACGGGGCCCGGGGTGGTGCAGGACGTGGCGGGGCCCGCCTGTTTCGCGGGCGACCTGCTGGCGGAGGGCCGGACGATGCCGCTGCTCGACCAGGGCGACTACGCCGCCGCGCTGGACACGGGGGCGTACTACTTCGCGCACCACTACGGCTACAACTCGCTCGCGCGGCCCGCCGTCCACGGTTTCGGTCCGGACGGGGCGGGCGGGGTGCGGTTCGCGACGGTCCGCGCGGCACAGACGATCGACGAACTCGTGGCGGAGTCGGGAGGAGCACACGCGGACGCGCTGACCGGCGCGAACCCCATGCGATCGGCGTGA
- a CDS encoding formimidoylglutamate deiminase — translation MNVSARGTTYWLEHAWLDSYVEPGVALDVGTDGRIAAVRTGIDGPPPGAEILRGLTLPGLANAHSHAFHRALRGTVQVGSGTFWTWREIMYSVADRLTPDTYHALARAVYAEMALAGVTAVGEFHYVHHAPGGTPYADPNAMGEALVEAAAEAGIRITLLDTVYLAAGLVDARRGQPPNRHQLRFSDGTAEAWATRCSVLKDRDHARIGAAVHSVRAVPAGQLATVARWAEERRAPLHVHLSEQTAENDACLAAHGRTPTQLLADHGVLGPRTTGVHNTHLTGEDIALLGRSGTGTCMCPTTERDLADGIGPAVALQQAGSPLSLGSDSHAVIDLLEEARAMELNERLRSRTRGHWTAAALLRAASADGHAALGWADAGTLEAGALADFTTIALDSVRTAGTLPRLGAETAVFAATAADVRHTVVGGRHVVRDGEHALIPNVPQALADAVEALRT, via the coding sequence CTGAACGTGAGCGCGCGAGGCACGACGTACTGGCTTGAGCACGCCTGGCTCGACTCCTACGTGGAGCCGGGCGTGGCCCTCGACGTGGGGACGGACGGCCGGATCGCCGCCGTCCGCACGGGCATCGACGGTCCACCTCCGGGTGCGGAGATCCTGCGCGGTCTGACGCTCCCCGGCCTCGCCAACGCCCACAGCCACGCCTTCCACCGGGCCCTGCGCGGCACCGTCCAGGTCGGCTCCGGCACGTTCTGGACCTGGCGCGAGATCATGTACTCCGTCGCGGACCGGCTCACCCCGGACACGTACCACGCGCTCGCCCGCGCGGTGTACGCGGAGATGGCGCTCGCCGGGGTCACGGCCGTCGGCGAGTTCCACTACGTGCACCACGCGCCGGGCGGCACCCCGTACGCCGACCCGAACGCGATGGGCGAGGCGCTCGTCGAGGCCGCCGCCGAGGCGGGCATCCGCATCACCCTCCTCGACACCGTCTACCTCGCCGCCGGCCTGGTCGACGCGCGCAGGGGACAGCCCCCGAACCGGCACCAGCTCCGCTTCTCCGACGGCACGGCGGAGGCCTGGGCCACACGCTGTTCAGTTCTCAAGGACCGGGATCACGCGCGGATCGGGGCCGCCGTCCACTCCGTACGGGCGGTGCCCGCGGGGCAGTTGGCGACGGTGGCGCGGTGGGCCGAGGAGCGGCGGGCCCCGCTCCATGTGCACCTGTCCGAGCAGACGGCGGAGAACGACGCCTGCCTGGCGGCGCACGGCCGCACGCCCACGCAGCTGCTCGCCGACCACGGGGTGCTGGGCCCGCGCACCACGGGCGTGCACAACACCCACCTCACCGGCGAGGACATCGCGCTGCTCGGCCGCTCCGGGACCGGCACCTGCATGTGCCCGACCACCGAGCGCGACCTCGCCGACGGCATCGGACCGGCCGTCGCCCTCCAGCAGGCGGGCTCCCCGCTGTCCCTCGGCTCCGACAGCCACGCCGTGATCGACCTGCTCGAAGAGGCCCGCGCGATGGAGCTGAACGAGCGCCTGCGCAGCCGCACCCGGGGGCACTGGACCGCGGCGGCGCTCCTTCGCGCCGCCTCCGCCGACGGTCACGCGGCCCTCGGCTGGGCCGACGCGGGCACGCTCGAAGCGGGTGCGCTCGCCGACTTCACGACGATCGCGCTCGACTCCGTCAGAACAGCGGGGACGCTGCCGCGGCTCGGGGCCGAGACGGCCGTATTCGCCGCGACAGCGGCGGACGTGCGGCACACCGTCGTGGGCGGCCGGCACGTCGTACGCGACGGGGAGCACGCGCTGATCCCGAACGTGCCGCAGGCCCTGGCGGACGCCGTCGAAGCGCTGCGCACCTGA